In the bacterium genome, one interval contains:
- a CDS encoding TIGR04053 family radical SAM/SPASM domain-containing protein has product MHPGLSVDFALAPFLVIWETTQACDLSCTHCRAAAQPLRHPAELSTAEGVALLDDVADMGTPVCILSGGDPVKRPDLLELIRHGKRRGLRMGTIPAATARLTESLVGDLRGAGLDQMALSLDFPRRELHDEFRGVPGAFARTMEAVEWAHRAGLPLQINTTLCGRSAPYLSEMAALVERLGIVFWEVFFLVPMGRGERLGGLTPAQCEDLFAILHQVQRRAGFVVKITEAPHYRRYVAQREHANGEHHRAGAALPSLLQRSEGPGHTVGLATRGVNAGNGFAFVAHDGTVFPSGFLPLAAGNVRAQRLSAIYRDAPLFRELRDPDRLLGRCGRCEYRGICGGSRSRAYALTGNHLASDPWCSYQPAS; this is encoded by the coding sequence ATGCACCCGGGTTTGTCCGTCGACTTCGCGCTCGCGCCGTTCCTGGTGATCTGGGAGACCACGCAGGCCTGCGATCTGTCCTGCACGCACTGCCGGGCCGCGGCGCAGCCGCTGCGACACCCGGCCGAGCTGAGCACCGCCGAGGGCGTGGCGCTGCTCGACGACGTCGCCGACATGGGCACCCCGGTCTGCATCCTCAGCGGCGGCGATCCCGTGAAGCGGCCGGATCTCCTGGAGCTGATCCGCCACGGCAAGCGGCGCGGGCTGCGCATGGGAACGATTCCGGCCGCGACGGCGCGGCTGACCGAGTCGCTGGTCGGCGACCTGCGGGGCGCCGGGCTCGACCAGATGGCGCTCAGCCTCGACTTCCCCCGCCGCGAGCTGCACGACGAGTTCCGCGGCGTGCCGGGCGCCTTCGCGCGCACCATGGAGGCGGTCGAGTGGGCGCATCGCGCCGGACTGCCGCTGCAGATCAACACCACGCTGTGCGGCCGCTCGGCGCCCTACCTGTCGGAGATGGCGGCGCTCGTCGAACGCCTGGGAATCGTCTTCTGGGAGGTGTTCTTCCTCGTGCCGATGGGCCGCGGCGAGCGCCTCGGCGGCCTGACGCCGGCGCAGTGCGAGGATCTGTTCGCCATCCTGCACCAGGTGCAGCGGCGGGCCGGGTTCGTGGTCAAGATCACGGAGGCGCCGCACTACCGCCGCTACGTCGCCCAGCGCGAGCACGCGAACGGCGAGCACCATCGCGCCGGCGCCGCGCTGCCGAGCCTGCTCCAGCGCTCCGAAGGACCCGGCCATACCGTCGGGCTGGCGACCCGCGGGGTCAACGCCGGCAACGGCTTCGCCTTCGTCGCCCACGACGGCACCGTCTTCCCCAGCGGCTTCCTGCCGCTCGCCGCGGGCAACGTCCGCGCGCAGCGCCTGTCCGCGATCTACCGCGACGCGCCGCTCTTCCGCGAGCTGCGCGATCCCGACCGGCTGCTCGGCCGCTGCGGGCGCTGCGAGTATCGCGGCATCTGCGGCGGCTCGCGCTCGCGCGCCTACGCGTTGACCGGCAACCACCTCGCCAGCGACCCCTGGTGCTCGTACCAACCGGCGTCGTAG